One stretch of Corynebacterium callunae DSM 20147 DNA includes these proteins:
- a CDS encoding GuaB3 family IMP dehydrogenase-related protein, whose protein sequence is MRDHVEIGIGREARRTYSLDDISVVSSRRTRSSKDVDTTWHIDAYKFELPFLNHPTDALASPEFVIEMGKQGGMGVINAEGLWGRHADLDAAIAKVIKAYGAQEETGISGVEFIGGGDQAAATRMLQELHAAPLDKELLSERIAQVRDSGQIVAVRVSPQNARELAPTVIKAGADLLVIQGTLISAEHVNTGGEPLNLKEFIGSLEIPVIAGGVNDYTTALHMMRTGAVGIIVGGGENTNSLALGMEVSLATAIADVAAARREYLDETGGRYVHIIADGDIYNSGDVVKSIACGADAVVLGSPLARAKEAAGKGYFWPAVAAHPRFPRGIVSESGILDEQAPSLEQILRGPSTMPWGIENFEGGLKRAMAKCGFTDLKSFQKVPLHFNG, encoded by the coding sequence ATGCGTGACCACGTTGAGATCGGCATCGGCCGCGAGGCACGACGCACCTACAGCCTGGACGATATTTCTGTCGTTTCCAGCCGCCGCACCCGTTCTTCCAAGGACGTTGACACTACCTGGCATATCGACGCTTATAAGTTTGAGCTGCCATTCCTCAATCACCCCACTGACGCACTTGCCAGCCCAGAATTTGTTATTGAAATGGGCAAGCAGGGTGGCATGGGTGTTATCAATGCCGAAGGCCTGTGGGGACGCCACGCAGACCTCGATGCAGCGATCGCCAAGGTCATCAAGGCCTATGGTGCACAAGAAGAAACCGGAATTTCCGGTGTTGAGTTCATCGGTGGCGGTGACCAGGCAGCAGCAACTCGCATGCTGCAGGAACTACACGCTGCACCACTGGACAAGGAATTGCTCAGCGAGCGCATCGCACAGGTACGTGACTCCGGCCAGATTGTGGCCGTTCGCGTATCCCCACAGAACGCTCGTGAACTAGCTCCAACCGTTATCAAGGCTGGTGCTGATCTGCTGGTTATTCAGGGCACCTTGATCTCTGCAGAACACGTAAACACCGGGGGAGAGCCACTTAACCTCAAGGAGTTTATTGGTTCCCTAGAAATCCCAGTTATCGCTGGTGGCGTCAATGACTACACCACCGCATTGCACATGATGCGCACTGGTGCGGTGGGCATCATCGTCGGTGGCGGCGAGAACACCAATAGCCTGGCTTTGGGCATGGAAGTGTCTTTGGCTACCGCAATTGCTGATGTTGCTGCAGCACGTCGCGAATACCTGGATGAAACCGGCGGACGTTATGTGCACATCATTGCTGATGGGGATATCTACAACTCCGGCGATGTCGTGAAGTCCATCGCTTGTGGTGCTGATGCTGTGGTCCTGGGATCTCCTTTGGCTCGTGCCAAGGAAGCCGCAGGAAAGGGCTACTTCTGGCCAGCAGTAGCAGCACACCCACGTTTCCCACGCGGCATTGTGTCTGAGTCGGGAATTCTTGATGAGCAGGCTCCATCCTTGGAGCAGATCCTGCGCGGACCTTCCACCATGCCTTGGGGTATTGAGAACTTTGAAGGTGGCCTTAAGCGTGCCATGGCAAAGTGTGGTTTCACCGACTTGAAGAGTTTCCAAAAGGTGCCTTTGCACTTTAATGGCTAA
- a CDS encoding sigma-70 family RNA polymerase sigma factor, which yields MADTEHELAKLVPQATAGDRRALQRIMEIIHPIVLRYARARIGGGRQPTAEDVAQEVCLAVATSIGKFVDQGRPFMAFVYGIASNKVADAHRAMSRDKSTPTEEVPDSTPDTFTPEEFALLSDGSNRVRGLLDLLSEKARDILILRVIVGLSAEETAEMVGSTPGAVRVAQHRALATLRSALEQQEN from the coding sequence TTGGCTGATACCGAGCATGAGCTCGCCAAGCTAGTACCTCAGGCGACGGCGGGGGATCGTCGAGCTTTACAGCGAATAATGGAAATTATTCACCCAATTGTGTTGCGATATGCTCGTGCGCGAATTGGCGGCGGCCGGCAACCCACGGCTGAAGATGTAGCTCAAGAAGTATGTTTGGCAGTGGCAACGTCAATTGGAAAATTTGTGGATCAAGGTCGTCCATTTATGGCCTTTGTATATGGCATTGCTTCAAATAAGGTCGCCGATGCGCATCGTGCCATGTCACGTGATAAATCGACCCCCACCGAAGAAGTTCCAGATTCCACTCCAGATACCTTTACCCCCGAAGAGTTTGCGCTGCTCAGCGATGGAAGTAACAGAGTGAGGGGACTTCTCGATCTACTCAGTGAAAAGGCACGCGATATTCTCATTTTGAGAGTTATCGTCGGTCTTTCAGCAGAAGAAACTGCAGAGATGGTGGGCAGCACCCCGGGTGCTGTCCGAGTTGCTCAACATAGAGCACTCGCAACACTTCGAAGCGCACTTGAGCAGCAGGAGAACTAG
- a CDS encoding WhiB family transcriptional regulator, with the protein MTLPHQLPGPNADFWDWQLHGSCRGETSDVFYHPDGERGRARQRRELRAKAICASCPVLESCRQHALSVGEPYGVWGGLSESERLVILRKIERKQPIAV; encoded by the coding sequence ATGACATTGCCTCACCAGCTTCCCGGACCAAACGCTGACTTCTGGGACTGGCAGCTGCACGGTTCGTGCCGCGGCGAGACCTCGGATGTGTTCTACCATCCAGACGGCGAGCGCGGTCGTGCTCGCCAGCGTCGTGAGCTGCGCGCCAAGGCTATTTGTGCTTCTTGTCCAGTTTTGGAATCTTGCCGCCAGCATGCGCTTTCAGTGGGCGAACCCTATGGAGTATGGGGTGGACTTTCCGAGTCCGAGCGCTTGGTTATTTTGCGCAAGATTGAACGCAAACAGCCAATCGCCGTTTAG
- a CDS encoding DUF5319 domain-containing protein, which yields MNFDAMMPRDPFADDPNDPASFLTEDEPFEPISDQERIHVQQDLKSVIEFKKILKPRGIEGIFFMCEDCEEFHYYDWDIMAANMRATLAGELSPVHEPSAQPNVEAYVPWDYCLGYLDGLEAR from the coding sequence GTGAACTTTGATGCGATGATGCCCCGCGACCCGTTTGCCGATGATCCCAATGACCCGGCATCCTTTTTGACTGAGGATGAGCCTTTTGAGCCAATCTCAGATCAAGAGCGCATTCATGTGCAGCAGGACCTAAAATCAGTCATTGAATTTAAGAAGATTCTCAAGCCTCGTGGCATTGAGGGAATTTTCTTTATGTGCGAGGACTGTGAGGAATTCCACTATTACGACTGGGATATTATGGCTGCAAATATGCGCGCTACCCTAGCCGGTGAACTCAGCCCTGTTCATGAGCCAAGCGCACAGCCCAATGTGGAAGCCTATGTCCCTTGGGACTATTGCCTGGGTTATCTAGACGGTTTGGAAGCTCGTTAA
- the guaB gene encoding IMP dehydrogenase encodes MTTQSRVSTGGDDPNKVALVGLTFDDVLLLPNASDIVPSEVNTSTQLTRNIRLNTPILSAAMDTVTEARMAIGMARQGGIGVLHRNLSIQEQAENVELVKRSESGMVTDPVTCTPDMSIQEVDDLCARFRISGLPVVDENGKLVGICTNRDMRFEADMTRRVAEVMTPMPLVVAEEGVTKAQALELLSANKVEKLPIVSKDGKLIGLITVKDFVKTEQHPNASKDASGRLLVAAGIGTGEESFQRAGALVDAGVDILVVDSAHAHSRGVLDMVTRVKKAFPGVDIVGGNLATREAAQAMIDAGADAIKVGIGPGSICTTRVVAGVGAPQITAIMEAAVPAHKAGIPIIADGGMQFSGDVAKALAAGANSVMLGSMLAGTAEAPGETITVNGKQYKRYRGMGSMGAMQGRGLSGEKRSYSKDRYFQADVKSEDKLVPEGIEGRVPFRGSIEDIIHQQVGGLRAAMGYTGSATIQELHKARFVQITSAGLKESHPHHIQQTVEAPNYH; translated from the coding sequence ATGACCACCCAGAGCCGAGTTTCCACCGGAGGAGACGATCCCAACAAGGTTGCCCTCGTTGGACTAACATTTGACGATGTACTACTACTTCCAAATGCGTCGGACATTGTTCCTTCCGAGGTAAACACCTCAACGCAGCTGACCCGTAATATTCGTCTAAACACCCCGATCCTTTCCGCCGCGATGGACACCGTTACCGAAGCTCGAATGGCTATCGGAATGGCGCGCCAAGGTGGTATCGGTGTTTTGCACCGCAACCTCTCCATTCAGGAGCAGGCCGAAAACGTTGAACTAGTAAAGCGCTCCGAGTCCGGCATGGTTACTGATCCAGTAACCTGTACCCCCGACATGAGCATTCAGGAAGTTGATGATCTCTGCGCACGCTTCCGCATTTCTGGCCTTCCAGTAGTTGATGAAAATGGAAAGCTCGTAGGTATTTGCACCAACCGCGATATGCGTTTTGAAGCAGATATGACCCGCCGTGTTGCTGAGGTTATGACCCCAATGCCACTCGTGGTTGCTGAAGAGGGCGTTACCAAGGCTCAGGCTTTGGAATTGCTTTCCGCAAACAAGGTGGAAAAGCTTCCAATCGTATCCAAGGACGGCAAGCTTATTGGCTTGATCACCGTTAAGGACTTTGTTAAGACCGAGCAGCACCCAAATGCTTCCAAGGACGCATCCGGCCGTTTGCTGGTTGCTGCTGGTATCGGAACCGGCGAAGAGTCCTTCCAGCGAGCTGGCGCTCTTGTTGATGCAGGCGTTGACATCTTGGTTGTGGATTCTGCACACGCACACTCCCGTGGCGTTTTGGACATGGTTACCCGCGTTAAGAAGGCTTTCCCAGGCGTTGATATTGTCGGCGGCAACCTGGCTACCCGTGAGGCTGCACAGGCCATGATCGACGCTGGTGCTGACGCTATCAAGGTTGGTATCGGCCCAGGTTCCATTTGCACCACCCGCGTGGTTGCTGGTGTTGGTGCTCCTCAGATCACCGCGATCATGGAAGCTGCAGTTCCAGCACACAAGGCTGGTATCCCAATCATCGCCGATGGTGGCATGCAGTTCTCCGGTGACGTCGCTAAGGCTCTAGCCGCTGGCGCAAACTCCGTCATGCTCGGCTCCATGCTTGCTGGTACTGCAGAGGCACCAGGCGAGACCATCACCGTTAACGGCAAGCAGTACAAGCGTTACCGCGGTATGGGCTCCATGGGCGCTATGCAAGGCCGTGGCCTCAGCGGTGAAAAGCGTTCCTACTCCAAGGACCGTTACTTCCAGGCAGATGTGAAGAGCGAAGATAAGCTCGTCCCAGAAGGAATCGAAGGCCGCGTGCCTTTCCGTGGCTCTATCGAAGACATCATTCACCAGCAGGTGGGTGGACTTCGTGCAGCTATGGGCTACACCGGTTCTGCCACCATCCAGGAACTGCACAAGGCTCGCTTTGTTCAGATTACCAGCGCTGGCCTGAAGGAATCCCACCCTCACCACATCCAGCAGACTGTGGAAGCTCCTAACTACCACTAG
- the groL gene encoding chaperonin GroEL (60 kDa chaperone family; promotes refolding of misfolded polypeptides especially under stressful conditions; forms two stacked rings of heptamers to form a barrel-shaped 14mer; ends can be capped by GroES; misfolded proteins enter the barrel where they are refolded when GroES binds), with protein sequence MAKLIAFDQDAREGILRGVDALANTVKVTLGPRGRNVVLDKAFGGPLVTNDGVTIAREIDVEDPFENLGAQLVKSVAVKTNDIAGDGTTTATLLAQALITEGLRNVAAGANPIELNKGIAAAAEKTITELKARATAVSDTKEIANVATVSSRDEVVGEIVAAAMEKVGKDGVVTVEESQSMETSLDVTEGISFDKGYLSPYFINDADTQQAVLDNPAILLVRNKISSLPDFLPLLEKVVESNRPLLIVAEDIEGEPLQTLVVNSIRKTIKVVAVKSPYFGDRRKAFMDDLAVVTAATVVDPEVGINLNEAGVEVFGSARRVSVTKDETVIVDGTGTAEAVEARRAQIRREIESTDSSWDREKAEERLAKLSGGVAVIRVGAATETEVNDRKLRVEDAINAARAAAQEGVIAGGGSALVQIAETLKAYAEEFEGDQKIGVRALATALTKPAFWIASNAGLDGAVVVSEIAALPNGSGFNAATLKYGDLIADGVIDPVKVTHSAVVNSTSVARMVLTTEASVVEKPANSSDDHGHQH encoded by the coding sequence ATGGCAAAGCTCATTGCTTTTGACCAGGACGCCCGCGAAGGCATTCTCCGGGGCGTCGACGCCCTGGCCAACACTGTCAAGGTCACCCTCGGCCCTCGTGGTCGTAACGTGGTTCTTGATAAGGCATTCGGCGGACCGCTGGTCACCAACGACGGTGTTACCATCGCCCGTGAAATTGACGTTGAGGATCCTTTTGAGAACCTCGGTGCACAGCTGGTTAAGTCTGTTGCTGTTAAGACCAACGATATCGCTGGCGACGGCACCACCACCGCAACTCTGCTGGCTCAGGCGCTGATTACTGAAGGCCTGCGCAACGTTGCTGCTGGCGCTAACCCAATCGAGCTCAACAAGGGTATTGCTGCAGCTGCAGAAAAGACCATCACCGAGCTCAAGGCACGCGCCACCGCAGTTTCCGATACCAAGGAAATCGCAAACGTTGCAACCGTTTCTTCCCGCGATGAAGTTGTGGGCGAAATTGTTGCAGCTGCAATGGAGAAGGTTGGCAAGGACGGCGTTGTCACCGTTGAGGAATCCCAGTCTATGGAGACCTCTTTGGATGTCACCGAGGGTATTTCCTTTGACAAGGGCTACCTGTCCCCATACTTCATCAACGATGCAGACACCCAGCAGGCTGTCCTGGACAATCCTGCTATCTTGCTGGTTCGTAACAAGATTTCCTCCCTGCCAGATTTCCTTCCGCTGCTGGAAAAGGTTGTTGAATCCAACCGTCCACTGCTGATCGTGGCTGAGGATATCGAGGGCGAGCCTTTGCAGACTCTCGTGGTTAACTCCATCCGCAAGACCATCAAGGTTGTTGCCGTGAAGTCCCCATACTTCGGTGATCGTCGTAAGGCGTTCATGGACGACCTGGCTGTAGTTACCGCTGCAACCGTGGTTGATCCTGAGGTCGGCATTAACCTGAACGAAGCTGGCGTCGAGGTCTTCGGCTCTGCTCGTCGTGTTTCTGTCACCAAGGATGAGACCGTCATCGTTGATGGCACCGGCACCGCTGAAGCTGTTGAGGCACGTCGCGCACAGATTCGTCGCGAGATCGAAAGCACCGATTCCAGCTGGGATCGCGAAAAGGCGGAAGAGCGTTTGGCTAAGCTCTCCGGCGGTGTTGCTGTGATCCGCGTTGGCGCTGCTACCGAGACTGAGGTTAATGACCGCAAGCTTCGTGTGGAAGACGCTATCAACGCTGCTCGTGCTGCTGCTCAAGAAGGCGTTATCGCCGGCGGTGGCTCTGCATTGGTACAGATCGCTGAAACCCTCAAGGCTTATGCCGAGGAGTTCGAAGGCGATCAGAAGATCGGCGTGCGTGCTTTGGCAACCGCGCTGACCAAGCCTGCTTTCTGGATTGCATCCAATGCTGGTCTTGACGGTGCTGTTGTGGTTTCTGAAATCGCAGCATTGCCTAATGGTTCTGGTTTCAACGCTGCAACCCTGAAGTACGGCGATCTCATTGCTGATGGTGTTATTGACCCAGTTAAGGTCACTCACTCCGCAGTTGTTAACTCCACTTCCGTTGCTCGCATGGTTCTTACCACCGAGGCATCCGTTGTGGAAAAGCCTGCTAATAGCTCTGATGACCATGGTCACCAGCACTAA
- the groES gene encoding co-chaperone GroES — protein sequence MANVNIKPLEDKILVQINEAETTTASGLVIPDSAKEKPQEATVIAVGPGRFDDKGNRIPLDVKEDDVVIFSRYGGTEIKFGGVEYLLLSARDILAIVEK from the coding sequence GTGGCAAACGTCAACATCAAGCCGCTCGAGGACAAGATCCTTGTTCAGATCAACGAGGCAGAGACCACCACCGCTTCCGGCCTGGTTATCCCAGACTCCGCTAAGGAAAAGCCACAAGAGGCAACCGTTATCGCTGTTGGCCCAGGCCGTTTTGATGACAAGGGCAACCGCATTCCTCTCGACGTGAAGGAAGATGACGTTGTTATCTTCTCCCGCTACGGCGGCACCGAGATCAAGTTCGGTGGCGTTGAGTACTTGCTGCTCTCCGCACGTGACATCCTCGCAATCGTCGAGAAGTAG
- a CDS encoding bifunctional ADP-dependent NAD(P)H-hydrate dehydratase/NAD(P)H-hydrate epimerase, whose product MKSVFSVDQIRRAENTLMALQSDSDELIISAASAVADVALALLKVPAPALAQDGKILLLVGSGGNGGDALYAGAFLAEEGKKVDALLLNKERVHHSALSYFESLGGTVLDSEPNHGDYRLLIDGILGIGGRGGIAPETARFVENFYSAGIPILAVDIPSGVHADTGAVPEPALVTLDGFEQGAPIARQKIPTHINADVTITFGGLRRAHAVSAACGEVLLADISVAGAGGRSLSHALLEIQSADSGPQYFASKAWNGVPNAPAQNPKLAAMFEALAAENSGIQRLGRQFIVLDVEPSPDHDKYSGGIVGIVAGSEQYPGAAVLATAAAVRATSSMVRYVGPVAAAVLAALPEVVATSSLGTAGRVQAWVFGPGHGIDEQAFKELQELLNNPEPLLIDADGLTLLSASAELRQLLRTRHGASVLTPHRGEFERIASALRAEGIEIPNPETDSIGAAHAMAENLKCCVLLKGRFTIIATCNYVYAVNAGHSWSATPGSGDVLSGLIGAHLAHSSAELNRIPEYIPELEISDTAVYAQVAPAVTIHAVAAALAARTEFGPAPTSASKIAAAIPAATAMVNTHAPMNFS is encoded by the coding sequence ATGAAATCTGTATTCTCCGTCGATCAAATCCGACGTGCAGAAAACACCCTAATGGCCCTCCAAAGTGACTCCGATGAACTGATCATTTCAGCTGCATCGGCAGTCGCTGATGTTGCCCTTGCCCTCCTTAAAGTTCCCGCCCCAGCACTGGCTCAAGATGGAAAAATCTTGTTGTTAGTAGGCTCTGGCGGAAATGGGGGAGATGCACTCTACGCTGGTGCTTTCTTAGCAGAAGAAGGCAAAAAAGTTGATGCGCTGCTGCTTAACAAAGAGCGAGTCCATCACTCAGCACTGTCCTATTTTGAGTCTTTGGGCGGCACCGTGTTGGATTCTGAGCCCAATCATGGCGATTATCGCCTGCTTATTGATGGCATTTTGGGCATCGGCGGACGCGGGGGAATTGCGCCGGAAACGGCCCGATTTGTAGAAAATTTCTATTCTGCAGGCATTCCAATTTTGGCTGTTGATATTCCTTCTGGAGTACATGCAGATACCGGTGCCGTGCCCGAACCAGCTTTGGTCACTTTGGACGGTTTTGAACAAGGTGCACCGATTGCCCGCCAAAAAATCCCAACTCATATTAATGCCGATGTCACCATCACATTTGGTGGTTTAAGACGGGCTCATGCCGTGTCTGCTGCCTGTGGGGAAGTTTTGCTCGCCGATATCAGCGTGGCAGGAGCGGGTGGCCGTTCCCTGTCTCATGCTTTGCTAGAAATCCAAAGTGCTGATAGCGGACCTCAGTATTTTGCCTCCAAAGCATGGAACGGCGTACCTAATGCACCTGCTCAGAACCCTAAATTGGCGGCAATGTTTGAGGCTTTAGCCGCCGAAAATTCCGGGATTCAGCGGTTGGGGCGCCAATTTATTGTGCTAGATGTTGAGCCAAGCCCTGATCATGATAAATATTCCGGCGGAATTGTGGGCATTGTTGCAGGTAGTGAGCAATATCCCGGGGCTGCGGTGTTGGCTACAGCTGCGGCAGTGCGCGCTACCAGCTCCATGGTGCGATATGTTGGCCCCGTCGCCGCAGCAGTGCTGGCTGCTCTGCCAGAAGTAGTTGCTACATCTTCCTTGGGCACCGCCGGCCGTGTCCAGGCCTGGGTTTTTGGCCCCGGTCATGGAATCGATGAGCAGGCTTTTAAAGAATTACAAGAACTGCTTAATAACCCAGAACCGCTGCTTATCGACGCCGACGGCCTCACTTTACTCAGTGCCTCAGCGGAGTTAAGGCAGCTGTTGCGTACGCGCCACGGCGCGAGTGTCTTAACCCCGCACCGCGGGGAATTTGAGCGCATTGCCTCCGCGTTAAGAGCAGAGGGAATTGAGATTCCGAATCCTGAAACAGACTCCATTGGGGCAGCTCATGCGATGGCGGAAAACCTTAAATGTTGTGTTTTGCTCAAGGGTAGATTCACCATCATTGCCACCTGTAACTATGTATATGCGGTCAACGCTGGGCATTCTTGGTCGGCTACCCCAGGTTCTGGTGATGTGTTGTCTGGATTAATTGGCGCGCATTTAGCGCATAGTAGTGCAGAACTTAATCGAATCCCGGAGTATATCCCGGAGTTAGAAATCTCAGATACCGCGGTTTATGCACAGGTAGCGCCCGCAGTGACCATTCATGCAGTGGCTGCCGCACTGGCAGCACGGACTGAATTTGGGCCAGCGCCCACCTCTGCCTCGAAGATCGCAGCGGCAATTCCAGCTGCCACAGCCATGGTTAATACCCACGCGCCCATGAATTTCTCATGA